The following are encoded together in the Echinicola jeungdonensis genome:
- a CDS encoding ABC-F family ATP-binding cassette domain-containing protein, with protein MISVDNLSLKFGKRTLFEDVNLKFTPGNCYGVIGANGAGKSTFLKILSGEQDSTTGGINITPGQRMAVLKQDHFEFDKEEVLNTVIMGHKKLYAIMQEKDAIYMKADFSEEDGIKASELEAEFAEMDGWNAESDAAALLSGLGITEDLHHKLMKDLAGNQKVRVLLAQALFGNPDILILDEPTNDLDAETISWLEDFLVNFKNLVIVVSHDRHFLDAVSTHIVDIDFGKIKIYSGNYTFWYESSQLAAKQKADQNKKVEEKRKELQQFIERFSANVAKSKQATARKKMLEKLNVDDIQPSTRKYPGIIFKPEREAGDQIFMTEELELKEDGTTYFTDVNLMVDKGDKIAFISKTKQAVNKFFQTIMNEIPVQKGDYKWGVTINKAYLPNDNSKYFETDLNLIDWLRQYSSNQEEAYVRTFLGRMLFTGEETLKKASVLSGGEKVRCMISKMMLQNPNLLVMDEPTNHLDLESITAFNNAIIEFNGTVLLSSFDHAFVQSTANRIVEFTPNGTIDRRMPYDDYLESEEIKALREKMYQ; from the coding sequence ATGATTTCAGTCGATAATCTTTCTTTAAAGTTCGGAAAACGAACCCTTTTTGAAGACGTTAATTTAAAATTCACCCCCGGCAACTGCTATGGTGTTATTGGCGCCAATGGTGCCGGAAAATCCACTTTTTTGAAAATCCTTTCTGGAGAACAGGATAGCACTACTGGAGGGATCAATATTACTCCCGGTCAAAGGATGGCAGTCCTTAAACAGGACCACTTTGAATTTGATAAGGAAGAAGTGCTCAACACGGTAATAATGGGCCATAAAAAACTTTATGCCATCATGCAGGAAAAAGATGCCATCTACATGAAGGCAGATTTTTCTGAAGAAGATGGTATCAAAGCGTCCGAACTTGAAGCTGAATTTGCTGAAATGGATGGCTGGAATGCAGAGTCTGATGCTGCTGCCTTGCTTTCTGGTTTGGGCATCACCGAGGACTTGCATCATAAATTGATGAAAGACTTGGCAGGTAACCAAAAAGTAAGGGTATTATTGGCCCAAGCCCTTTTTGGAAATCCGGATATCCTGATTCTGGATGAGCCTACCAACGACCTGGATGCTGAAACTATCAGCTGGCTTGAAGATTTCCTGGTCAATTTCAAAAACTTGGTCATTGTTGTTTCCCACGACCGTCACTTCCTGGATGCTGTTTCAACGCATATTGTGGATATTGATTTTGGTAAAATCAAAATATACTCTGGTAACTATACCTTCTGGTATGAATCTTCCCAACTTGCAGCCAAACAAAAGGCAGATCAAAATAAAAAGGTAGAGGAAAAACGAAAAGAATTACAGCAATTTATCGAGCGGTTTTCTGCCAATGTGGCCAAATCCAAACAAGCCACTGCCCGAAAGAAAATGCTGGAAAAGTTGAATGTAGATGATATCCAACCTTCCACAAGAAAATATCCTGGCATCATTTTCAAACCAGAAAGGGAAGCCGGTGACCAAATTTTTATGACAGAAGAATTGGAGTTGAAGGAAGATGGTACCACCTATTTTACCGATGTCAATTTGATGGTGGACAAAGGGGACAAAATAGCTTTTATCTCCAAAACCAAGCAGGCTGTCAATAAATTCTTTCAGACCATAATGAATGAAATACCCGTTCAAAAGGGAGATTACAAATGGGGAGTTACCATCAATAAGGCCTATCTTCCCAATGATAATTCAAAATATTTTGAAACCGATCTCAACCTGATCGACTGGTTGCGACAATATTCCTCCAATCAAGAGGAGGCCTATGTGAGGACATTCCTAGGTAGGATGCTGTTTACAGGGGAGGAAACTTTGAAAAAGGCTTCTGTCCTATCCGGGGGTGAAAAAGTCAGATGCATGATTTCTAAAATGATGCTGCAAAACCCCAACCTTTTGGTGATGGATGAACCTACCAACCACCTTGATTTGGAGTCAATTACCGCATTTAACAATGCCATCATAGAATTCAATGGCACAGTGCTCCTCTCCTCCTTTGACCATGCTTTTGTTCAGTCCACAGCCAATAGAATTGTGGAATTCACTCCAAACGGCACCATTGACAGAAGAATGCCTTACGATGATTATTTGGAAAGTGAGGAAATAAAAGCTCTAAGGGAAAAGATGTATCAATAG
- a CDS encoding molybdopterin oxidoreductase family protein, with the protein MSKIPVPHQKLIEKYGPHKAYTPKGGFEGSSEPDKLVKTHCCFCGMQCGIQLKVKDNKIAGFEPWMEFPFNEGRLCPKGVQRYLQNNHPDRILSPLKRVEGKGFEPTSWEKAMTRTVHEIQRIQKEYGNDAFAMLSGVSLTNEKSYMVGKFARVALKTANLDYNGRLCMVSAGAGNKKAFGLDRISNNWSDLKHAEVIIIAGTNISETFPTLTHYIWEARDHGAKLIVVDPRVTPIARTADLHLPVRPGRDSALFGAMLKILVDNDWLDHEFIDNYTSGFQETIDAVKDYDLDWAEETTGIPKEKIQQAASWWGKAKTSFLLHARGIEHHSKGVENVLSCINLVLATGRIGKPYCGYGTITGQGNGQGGREHGHKCDQLPGNRDITNPEHRKYISEVWGIDEKDMPGKGLTAYELIEAIHRGEVKGLISICFNPLVSLPNNNFVREALEKLEYYVCIDFFLNETARHADIIFPGSLHEEEEGTVTTAEGRVVKINQAITPPGEARKDSDILIELAQRLGAGDKFNYKNSEAIFNELRVASKGGTADYFGITYEKIEKNMGVFWPCPSEDHPGTPRLWEDRKFKTPDGKAHFNPVSYREPSEVVDKEFPVVLTTGRVVSQYLSGTQTRRIGKLVDQYPEPLLEIHPKLAYQYGIQERELVKVKTRRGEGEFPAQIVETIREDTVFIPYHWGGKQSANQLTIGTLDPVSKIPEFKVCACQLIPSGKKAPDIKLSKAYQSL; encoded by the coding sequence ATGTCTAAAATCCCTGTACCGCACCAAAAACTCATTGAAAAATACGGTCCTCACAAGGCTTATACGCCAAAAGGCGGTTTTGAGGGGTCCAGTGAACCGGACAAATTGGTGAAAACCCATTGCTGTTTCTGTGGTATGCAATGCGGCATCCAGTTAAAGGTAAAGGACAATAAAATTGCTGGATTTGAACCTTGGATGGAATTTCCCTTTAATGAGGGCCGTCTTTGTCCCAAAGGGGTTCAGCGGTATTTACAAAACAATCACCCTGACCGGATCTTAAGCCCATTGAAAAGAGTGGAAGGGAAAGGGTTTGAACCTACTTCCTGGGAAAAAGCAATGACCAGGACTGTTCATGAAATCCAACGCATTCAAAAGGAATATGGGAATGATGCATTTGCCATGCTTTCCGGAGTTTCGCTGACCAATGAAAAAAGTTATATGGTGGGCAAATTTGCCCGAGTAGCACTTAAAACAGCCAATTTGGATTACAATGGCCGTTTATGCATGGTAAGTGCAGGAGCAGGCAATAAAAAAGCCTTCGGCCTCGACCGGATTTCCAATAACTGGAGTGACCTGAAACATGCCGAGGTCATCATCATTGCCGGAACCAATATTAGCGAAACCTTCCCCACCCTGACTCATTACATTTGGGAAGCCAGGGATCATGGGGCCAAACTTATTGTAGTAGACCCCAGGGTTACCCCAATTGCCAGAACAGCTGACCTACATTTACCTGTCAGGCCTGGAAGGGACTCTGCACTTTTCGGGGCCATGCTCAAAATCTTGGTTGATAATGATTGGCTGGATCATGAATTTATCGACAATTACACCAGTGGATTTCAAGAAACCATTGATGCGGTAAAGGATTATGATTTGGATTGGGCCGAAGAAACAACCGGCATTCCAAAAGAAAAAATCCAGCAAGCTGCCTCATGGTGGGGAAAAGCCAAAACCAGTTTTCTATTACATGCCAGGGGTATTGAACACCACAGCAAAGGGGTGGAAAATGTATTAAGCTGTATTAACCTTGTCTTGGCTACGGGTAGAATTGGAAAACCCTATTGCGGCTATGGGACCATCACCGGGCAGGGAAATGGCCAAGGAGGAAGGGAACACGGGCACAAATGTGACCAACTTCCCGGAAACCGTGACATTACCAATCCCGAACACCGGAAATACATTTCTGAAGTTTGGGGCATTGATGAAAAGGACATGCCTGGAAAAGGTTTGACTGCCTATGAACTGATTGAAGCCATCCATAGAGGTGAGGTCAAAGGGTTAATATCTATTTGTTTTAATCCATTAGTATCTCTTCCCAACAACAACTTTGTCAGGGAAGCTTTAGAAAAACTGGAATATTATGTATGCATAGATTTCTTTTTAAATGAAACTGCCAGGCATGCGGACATTATTTTTCCTGGTTCTCTTCATGAAGAAGAGGAAGGCACCGTTACCACAGCAGAAGGAAGGGTCGTAAAAATCAACCAGGCAATCACCCCACCGGGAGAAGCCAGAAAAGACAGTGATATCCTCATTGAACTTGCCCAAAGATTAGGCGCAGGGGATAAATTTAATTATAAAAATAGTGAGGCCATTTTTAATGAATTACGGGTGGCCTCCAAAGGAGGAACTGCGGATTACTTTGGCATTACCTATGAAAAAATAGAAAAAAACATGGGTGTTTTTTGGCCCTGTCCTTCAGAGGACCATCCAGGAACACCCAGACTATGGGAAGACCGGAAATTCAAAACGCCGGACGGAAAAGCTCATTTCAACCCGGTTTCTTACCGGGAACCTTCCGAAGTGGTAGACAAAGAATTCCCAGTAGTATTAACAACAGGAAGGGTGGTTTCCCAATACCTCAGCGGTACCCAAACCCGGAGGATTGGAAAGTTGGTGGACCAATACCCAGAGCCTTTATTGGAAATCCATCCCAAATTAGCCTACCAATATGGTATTCAGGAAAGGGAATTGGTTAAGGTCAAAACCCGGAGAGGAGAAGGTGAATTTCCTGCCCAAATTGTGGAAACTATCAGGGAAGACACGGTCTTTATCCCCTATCATTGGGGAGGAAAGCAGTCTGCTAATCAATTGACTATTGGCACATTGGATCCGGTTTCCAAGATCCCTGAATTCAAAGTTTGTGCCTGCCAGTTAATTCCATCTGGAAAAAAAGCCCCTGATATCAAATTATCGAAAGCCTATCAAAGTTTATAA
- a CDS encoding formate/nitrite transporter family protein, whose protein sequence is MTDSKKEKEIQKNIDTELRKSKSSSKDGTKSHGEILKQQIIEGLETYDRRSSSILLSSITAGLEIGFSYLLICAVFSFFGGMVSENVLYKLISLVYPIGFIMVILGQSILFTEQTSLLTLPVLNKKRSLGSLLKIWGLVITGNILGGYMIAFVLIWIGPKLGAFDLITIEKIGVHVTSFSAGVIFASAILAGWLMGLLSWLITSSRDTFSRICIIFIITATMSFTGLHHSIIGNIEAFSALISSTKISVSNYLNFQFFALFGNAIGGAVFVALLKYRAFVYNVAMK, encoded by the coding sequence ATGACAGATTCCAAAAAAGAAAAAGAAATACAAAAAAATATTGATACAGAATTAAGGAAGTCAAAATCCAGCTCAAAAGACGGAACAAAATCCCATGGGGAAATCCTGAAACAGCAGATCATTGAGGGCCTGGAAACTTATGACCGTCGGTCAAGCAGTATTTTGTTAAGTTCCATCACTGCGGGCCTTGAAATTGGTTTTAGTTATTTATTGATCTGTGCCGTATTTTCATTTTTTGGTGGAATGGTTTCGGAAAATGTTTTATATAAACTGATTTCCTTGGTGTACCCCATAGGTTTTATCATGGTCATTTTGGGCCAGTCCATCTTATTTACTGAACAAACTTCATTATTAACCTTGCCTGTTCTTAACAAAAAAAGAAGCTTGGGAAGTTTGCTTAAAATTTGGGGATTGGTAATTACCGGAAATATTTTGGGTGGCTATATGATTGCCTTTGTTTTGATTTGGATCGGTCCCAAGTTGGGTGCTTTCGATTTGATAACCATAGAAAAAATTGGTGTTCATGTGACCAGTTTTAGTGCCGGGGTAATTTTTGCCAGTGCAATATTGGCGGGTTGGCTTATGGGCTTATTATCTTGGTTGATAACCTCCTCCAGGGATACCTTTAGCCGGATATGCATCATTTTTATCATTACTGCCACGATGTCCTTTACTGGATTGCATCATAGCATCATTGGAAACATAGAAGCTTTCTCAGCATTGATCAGCTCAACGAAAATAAGTGTAAGTAATTATCTGAACTTTCAGTTTTTCGCACTATTTGGCAATGCTATTGGTGGGGCGGTGTTTGTGGCCTTATTGAAATACAGGGCTTTTGTTTACAATGTTGCCATGAAATGA
- a CDS encoding class I SAM-dependent rRNA methyltransferase, whose translation MSNHPNIILKKGKEISLKRHHHWVFSGAIAEKDGNIPNGQLVTVWSQQKGFLGIGHYQNGSIAVRIISFENREIDQAFWKEKIQNAFNMRQSLGLTNNKSSNVYRLVHGEGDLLPGLIIDFYNGTTVIQAHNIGIHQHLDEVSNALQEIYGTDLQAVYDKSAETLPKNQIETENRFLFGHPKTNMVLENDCQYEIDWEKGQKTGFFIDQRENRKLLGDYSLGKKVLNTFCYSGGFSVSALKAGAKEVHSVDISAKAIELTHQNVALNPDHLGHHEAKTADVIKYIREIKTDYDIIVLDPPAFAKNIKARHNAVQAYKRLNAAAFKQIKPGGLLFTFSCSQVVDKRLFANTITAAALESGRNIKILHYLSQPADHPVNIYHPETEYLKGLVLYVE comes from the coding sequence ATGTCCAATCACCCGAATATCATTCTTAAAAAAGGAAAAGAAATTTCCCTCAAACGGCACCACCACTGGGTATTTTCCGGTGCTATTGCCGAAAAAGATGGCAACATCCCAAATGGACAATTGGTGACAGTTTGGAGTCAGCAGAAGGGATTTTTGGGTATCGGACATTATCAAAATGGGTCTATTGCTGTCAGAATTATTTCTTTTGAAAATAGAGAAATAGACCAGGCATTTTGGAAAGAAAAAATACAAAATGCATTTAATATGCGACAGTCCCTTGGTTTGACCAATAATAAAAGTTCAAATGTTTACCGTTTAGTCCATGGTGAAGGGGATTTACTGCCGGGTTTAATTATTGATTTTTACAATGGTACAACAGTAATCCAGGCCCATAATATTGGAATACATCAACATTTAGATGAAGTATCCAATGCCTTACAAGAAATATATGGAACTGATCTTCAAGCTGTTTATGATAAAAGCGCCGAAACCCTTCCCAAAAACCAAATAGAAACAGAAAATCGTTTCTTATTTGGCCATCCCAAAACCAATATGGTATTGGAAAATGATTGCCAATATGAGATTGATTGGGAAAAGGGGCAAAAAACTGGCTTTTTCATTGACCAAAGGGAAAACAGAAAATTGCTGGGAGATTATAGCTTGGGTAAAAAGGTTTTGAATACTTTTTGTTATTCAGGCGGATTTTCCGTTTCAGCTCTCAAAGCTGGTGCAAAGGAAGTTCATTCAGTAGATATTTCTGCCAAAGCCATTGAACTGACTCATCAAAATGTAGCCTTAAACCCTGATCATTTAGGTCACCATGAAGCTAAAACGGCGGATGTTATTAAGTATATCCGGGAAATTAAGACTGATTATGATATAATTGTATTGGATCCTCCTGCTTTTGCCAAAAATATTAAAGCAAGGCATAATGCGGTACAGGCTTATAAAAGACTCAATGCAGCTGCTTTCAAACAAATTAAACCCGGTGGATTGTTATTTACCTTTTCCTGCTCCCAAGTGGTGGATAAGCGGCTTTTTGCAAATACTATCACCGCTGCAGCCCTAGAGTCGGGAAGGAATATAAAAATCCTGCATTATCTCTCCCAACCTGCAGATCATCCTGTTAATATTTACCATCCGGAAACAGAATATCTAAAAGGTTTGGTGCTCTATGTGGAATAA
- a CDS encoding MFS transporter has protein sequence MQNDISPVSHRILFLNTLAFTICFAVWTFNGVMVTYLVNAGVFDWGPVEVGWLLGIPILTGSILRLPLGILTDKYGGKWVFVGILLACAIPMLLLPYASSFIVFALLSFIFGLAGASFAVGIGFTSVWYPKHWQGRALGIFGAGNAGAALTTLFAPTLLNSFTNNGENIENWVYLPQVYAGVLIVMAVIFIIFSVNKKPDTPPRTLKMVMKPLGNVRVWRFGYYYFLVFGCFVAFSQWLVPYFMNVYGTSLVVAGLFASIFSLPSGVIRALGGWMSDKIGARRVMFGVFKWSILLSVLLMIPKMDIFTPGKGVISKVNGEVTEVGNNSIKVNGNEYPYKPKGNIEEKSDDPGGLASIFPIKYNWQEPVVEEGDQVKKKELLAKGTTLISFQANMWIYIVFMCAIGISWGIGKAGVYRFIPDYFPNEVGIVGGMVGVMGGLGGFICPILFGYLLDWTGLWTSSWMLVLLISATCFFWLQKVVQKIIHNKAPEIAEQMEEKNGNS, from the coding sequence ATGCAAAACGATATTAGTCCTGTATCACACAGAATCTTGTTTCTAAACACCCTTGCATTTACCATTTGCTTTGCCGTTTGGACCTTTAACGGTGTCATGGTAACATATTTAGTTAACGCAGGTGTATTTGACTGGGGCCCAGTTGAGGTGGGCTGGCTTTTGGGAATTCCTATATTAACCGGCTCTATCCTTCGACTACCCCTTGGAATTTTAACTGATAAATATGGAGGAAAGTGGGTTTTTGTAGGCATATTGTTGGCATGTGCCATCCCGATGCTGCTACTACCCTATGCATCCAGTTTTATAGTTTTTGCTTTGCTTAGTTTTATCTTTGGTTTGGCAGGAGCTTCGTTTGCTGTAGGAATTGGTTTTACATCCGTTTGGTACCCAAAACATTGGCAAGGAAGGGCATTAGGGATTTTTGGTGCCGGAAATGCTGGTGCTGCTTTGACCACCTTATTTGCCCCTACCCTTTTGAATTCATTTACCAACAACGGTGAAAATATTGAAAATTGGGTTTATTTACCCCAGGTATACGCAGGAGTATTGATTGTGATGGCTGTTATTTTCATAATATTTTCAGTCAATAAAAAGCCCGATACCCCACCAAGAACCCTTAAAATGGTCATGAAGCCACTTGGCAATGTAAGAGTTTGGAGATTTGGCTACTACTACTTCTTAGTTTTTGGCTGTTTTGTTGCCTTCTCCCAATGGTTGGTGCCTTATTTTATGAATGTCTATGGCACCAGTTTGGTCGTTGCCGGTTTATTTGCTTCCATATTTAGCCTTCCTTCTGGTGTCATCCGGGCCTTAGGAGGTTGGATGAGTGATAAAATTGGCGCCAGAAGGGTAATGTTCGGTGTTTTTAAATGGTCTATTTTATTATCCGTTCTTCTAATGATACCCAAGATGGACATCTTTACTCCTGGTAAGGGGGTAATCTCTAAAGTTAATGGAGAAGTGACTGAGGTTGGCAATAACTCCATCAAAGTCAATGGAAATGAATACCCTTATAAACCAAAAGGAAATATTGAAGAAAAAAGTGACGACCCGGGAGGGTTGGCTTCCATATTCCCTATTAAATACAATTGGCAGGAACCAGTTGTTGAAGAAGGCGACCAGGTCAAGAAAAAAGAATTGTTAGCTAAAGGAACAACTTTAATTTCCTTCCAAGCCAATATGTGGATTTATATTGTCTTTATGTGTGCCATCGGCATTTCCTGGGGAATTGGAAAAGCGGGGGTTTACCGCTTTATCCCGGATTATTTCCCCAATGAAGTGGGTATAGTCGGAGGTATGGTAGGCGTAATGGGAGGCCTTGGAGGCTTTATTTGCCCCATCCTATTTGGTTACCTTTTGGATTGGACTGGTTTGTGGACCAGTAGTTGGATGTTAGTGTTGTTGATTTCCGCGACTTGTTTCTTCTGGCTACAAAAAGTGGTTCAAAAAATTATCCATAACAAAGCTCCTGAAATCGCAGAACAAATGGAGGAAAAGAATGGGAATAGTTAA
- a CDS encoding ubiquinol-cytochrome c reductase iron-sulfur subunit → MKKNNSEKTPSWKKDFPIDFGEATHVSRREFAKFLGLFSGALALGNAAIVIKSLAFPEKELEGQHFICQASEVPVGEMKQFEITGKEVIPYILIHLEEGEWRAFEQKCTHLACAVRYRADINQIECPCHKGYFDPKTGRVLQGPPPRPLPQLDVVIKEDQVFVQAKPKKTKKS, encoded by the coding sequence ATGAAAAAAAACAATTCGGAAAAAACACCTAGCTGGAAAAAAGATTTCCCAATTGATTTTGGAGAAGCCACACATGTTTCCCGCAGGGAGTTTGCCAAGTTTTTAGGATTATTTTCTGGTGCCTTGGCTTTAGGGAATGCAGCCATTGTCATCAAAAGCCTGGCCTTTCCAGAAAAAGAACTGGAAGGCCAGCACTTTATTTGTCAAGCATCGGAAGTTCCAGTGGGTGAAATGAAACAATTTGAAATTACCGGGAAAGAAGTAATTCCATATATCCTAATCCATTTGGAGGAAGGAGAATGGAGGGCTTTTGAACAAAAATGTACTCACCTGGCTTGCGCGGTAAGATACCGGGCAGATATCAACCAAATTGAATGCCCCTGCCATAAAGGTTACTTTGATCCAAAGACGGGTAGAGTTTTGCAAGGTCCTCCGCCAAGGCCTCTGCCTCAATTAGATGTGGTCATTAAAGAAGACCAAGTTTTCGTGCAGGCTAAACCCAAAAAAACTAAAAAATCATGA
- the msrB gene encoding peptide-methionine (R)-S-oxide reductase MsrB: MKKSDHTFNIQKSDEEWKSELDPQEYHVLIEKGTERAFTGKYNVNKENGIYTCAACGHPIFKSTDKYDSGSGWPSFTEPYNDSAIVVEIDKSLGMIREEVLCANCGGHLGHRFPDGPEDKGGIRYCINSVSMDFEKKDDKPE, from the coding sequence ATGAAAAAATCAGATCATACCTTTAATATTCAAAAGTCAGATGAAGAGTGGAAATCCGAATTGGATCCTCAGGAATACCATGTACTGATCGAAAAAGGTACCGAGAGGGCATTTACTGGAAAGTATAATGTAAATAAGGAAAATGGTATTTATACTTGCGCTGCCTGTGGGCATCCAATTTTCAAATCAACTGACAAATATGACAGTGGTTCCGGATGGCCAAGTTTCACCGAACCTTATAATGACAGTGCTATTGTAGTTGAAATAGACAAATCCCTGGGAATGATCCGGGAGGAGGTCTTATGTGCCAATTGTGGCGGACACCTAGGCCATAGGTTCCCTGATGGCCCTGAGGATAAAGGAGGAATACGGTATTGTATTAACTCCGTTTCCATGGATTTTGAAAAGAAAGATGATAAGCCAGAGTAA
- a CDS encoding Bcr/CflA family multidrug efflux MFS transporter: MSKKQYFIIILILGALSTISPFSIDMYLPGFPAIAKNLNTSIANVQLSLTSYLVGIAIGQLFYGPLLDRFGRKKPLYIGLFIYVLASVGCVFTQNVDNLILMRFIQAIGGCAGMVAAQALVRDIFPVTKTAQALAMLMLVIAVSPMIAPTLGGHITAHFHWHMVFLTLAAITLVILIASYFVLPEGAKPDPAVSLRPHKVLKNYLEVSKNPQFLTYMLVGGIAGATPFAYIAGSADVFMNIYGVTEQQYGWIFASLATAMIGSTQLNHLLLKRFTSQQIIRVSLTYQTLVGFILILGVWNNWFNVITLIALMFVFLSGHGLCNPNAAALTLAPFSRNAGSAAAMMGSMRMAMGGVVSAAVSVFHNGTASPMVIMMTFCSVGGLLTIIIDKSVKKRNLVKNGQPKEPSMAV, translated from the coding sequence ATGAGCAAAAAGCAGTATTTTATTATCATCTTAATTTTAGGGGCATTGAGTACAATCAGCCCTTTTTCTATTGACATGTATTTGCCAGGTTTTCCGGCCATTGCCAAAAACCTCAATACAAGCATCGCCAATGTGCAACTTTCCCTGACCAGTTACCTTGTGGGTATTGCCATTGGACAGCTTTTTTATGGTCCACTTTTGGATAGGTTTGGCAGGAAAAAGCCTTTATATATTGGGCTGTTCATTTATGTTTTGGCCTCAGTGGGATGTGTGTTTACCCAGAACGTCGATAACTTGATATTGATGCGTTTTATCCAGGCAATTGGAGGCTGTGCCGGAATGGTAGCCGCTCAGGCTTTGGTAAGGGATATCTTCCCGGTAACCAAAACTGCCCAAGCCTTGGCCATGTTGATGTTGGTAATAGCGGTTTCCCCTATGATCGCACCCACATTGGGTGGTCATATTACTGCCCATTTCCATTGGCATATGGTTTTCTTGACTTTGGCAGCTATCACCTTGGTGATATTAATAGCCTCTTATTTTGTCTTACCTGAAGGGGCCAAACCTGATCCTGCAGTTTCACTAAGGCCTCATAAGGTATTGAAGAATTATTTGGAAGTTTCTAAAAATCCCCAATTTCTAACATACATGTTAGTGGGCGGGATTGCCGGGGCTACTCCATTTGCCTATATAGCTGGCTCTGCAGATGTATTTATGAATATTTATGGGGTTACTGAACAGCAATATGGTTGGATATTTGCCAGCTTGGCTACTGCCATGATCGGTTCGACCCAGCTTAACCACTTGTTACTGAAGCGATTTACCAGCCAACAGATTATTAGAGTATCCCTGACCTATCAAACCCTGGTCGGTTTTATCCTGATCCTTGGGGTTTGGAACAACTGGTTCAATGTAATTACCCTGATTGCATTAATGTTTGTCTTTCTTTCAGGACATGGCTTATGTAACCCGAATGCAGCTGCCCTGACTTTGGCCCCATTCTCCAGAAATGCGGGTAGTGCAGCCGCAATGATGGGAAGTATGAGAATGGCCATGGGAGGAGTAGTTTCCGCAGCAGTTAGTGTTTTCCATAATGGAACAGCAAGTCCCATGGTGATCATGATGACCTTTTGTTCTGTAGGAGGATTGCTGACCATTATTATTGATAAATCGGTCAAGAAAAGAAACCTGGTCAAAAATGGCCAACCAAAAGAACCATCCATGGCAGTATAA
- a CDS encoding 4Fe-4S dicluster domain-containing protein, with amino-acid sequence MPKTSYNENMEFFIDMQRCIGCHACEMACAECETNGQESMIHIHYVERPVSVQTTVQVCMHCEDPACANVCPADAITKDEFGVVHTANTSRCIGCSNCVLACPFGVPQKQEQAELMMKCNLCYDRTSAGKKPMCATVCPSQALFYGTREEIQKMRPDSTPVNKFNFGQEEVNTKVNIMMPKGSTHLKVH; translated from the coding sequence ATGCCTAAGACGAGTTATAACGAAAACATGGAATTTTTTATCGACATGCAGCGGTGCATTGGTTGCCATGCATGTGAAATGGCTTGTGCAGAGTGCGAAACAAATGGACAAGAAAGCATGATCCATATCCATTATGTGGAAAGGCCGGTTTCAGTTCAAACGACAGTCCAGGTTTGCATGCATTGTGAAGATCCAGCCTGTGCCAATGTCTGCCCAGCAGACGCCATCACCAAAGATGAATTTGGAGTGGTTCACACTGCCAATACATCCCGTTGCATTGGCTGCTCCAATTGTGTACTGGCTTGCCCATTTGGGGTTCCCCAAAAGCAGGAACAGGCAGAATTGATGATGAAATGCAACCTTTGTTATGACCGGACCAGTGCTGGCAAAAAGCCCATGTGTGCTACTGTTTGCCCCAGCCAGGCATTGTTTTATGGTACCCGGGAAGAAATCCAAAAAATGCGCCCCGACAGTACTCCGGTCAACAAATTTAATTTTGGCCAGGAAGAAGTCAACACCAAAGTCAATATCATGATGCCAAAAGGCAGTACCCATTTAAAAGTTCATTAA
- a CDS encoding DUF6755 family protein: MSDFRTSQNKAHPNKINTLMTGIIFLLILFISIQIWLLYSALNNALNAKFGIAVATFIGSLSLSCLSFWLLRFLPDPIPSNKEG; the protein is encoded by the coding sequence ATGAGCGATTTTAGAACTTCCCAGAACAAAGCCCACCCCAATAAGATCAACACTTTGATGACCGGAATAATATTTCTTCTCATTTTATTTATTAGTATTCAAATATGGTTGTTATATTCGGCACTCAATAATGCGCTAAATGCAAAATTTGGCATCGCAGTGGCTACTTTTATAGGCTCTCTCTCCCTCTCTTGCCTATCTTTTTGGCTTTTGCGGTTCCTGCCAGACCCTATACCTTCCAATAAGGAAGGTTAG